A region of Pyxidicoccus parkwaysis DNA encodes the following proteins:
- the tssF gene encoding type VI secretion system baseplate subunit TssF: MFSKYYLSELSYLREMGRAFGLANPSVAGLLVERGADPDVERLLEGFAFLTARIRERVDDDVPELVHGLTELLLPHYLRPLPASTIVEFSPHLRALRGRSRLAAGAEVASQPIDGTTCVFRTTTDVDLLPVQLTDALLDRASITAPVLRLFFQTTEQGRAEVFRPQGLRLFIHGELSAASVVLLWLLRYCRQVRVRGVSPEGEGRGDGFKLPANAIHPVGFDRDFKLLPWPRASEGYRHLQEYLTLPEKFLFFEVRGLDAAAGVKDDKFEIAFHLERPPPLDARIHREMFRLHCAPVVNLFSVPADPVLHEVLDKEHLLRASDLPANHAEVYSVDTVTGLQAGRNERRVYRPFFEFSHTAGGDAEQSFYRLRRVHSPLDDGIDTYITVETPRDVAPVLGSEEALSIDLTCTNRSLPSRLQVGDLTASTAASPTQAKFKNISPVSRPARAPLGSELHWRLLSHLAINQHSLADAAALRRLMDLYNFHSLTDNLAARASRLRINAIRAVETKPVTRFLEGAPLRGHRTRVDLDEENFMGVGDSFLFGCILEELLASHVTINSFNELSIRLHPSQTEYTWLPRNGTQTLL, translated from the coding sequence ATGTTCAGCAAGTACTACCTGAGCGAGCTGTCGTACCTGCGAGAGATGGGCCGCGCCTTCGGGCTCGCCAACCCCTCCGTCGCGGGCCTGCTGGTGGAGCGCGGCGCGGACCCGGACGTGGAGCGCCTGCTGGAGGGCTTCGCCTTCCTCACCGCGCGCATCCGCGAGCGCGTGGACGACGACGTCCCCGAACTGGTGCACGGCCTCACGGAACTGCTGCTGCCGCACTACCTGCGCCCGCTGCCGGCCTCCACCATCGTCGAGTTCTCTCCGCACCTGCGCGCGCTGCGCGGCCGCTCTCGCCTGGCGGCCGGGGCGGAAGTCGCGTCGCAGCCCATCGACGGCACCACCTGCGTCTTCCGCACCACGACGGACGTGGACCTGCTGCCGGTGCAGCTCACGGACGCGCTGCTGGACCGCGCGTCGATTACGGCCCCGGTGCTGCGGCTGTTCTTCCAGACGACGGAGCAGGGCCGCGCGGAAGTGTTCCGCCCGCAGGGCCTGCGCCTGTTCATCCACGGCGAGCTGTCCGCCGCGTCCGTCGTGCTGCTGTGGCTGTTGCGCTACTGCCGCCAGGTGCGCGTGCGCGGCGTGTCGCCGGAGGGTGAAGGCAGGGGCGACGGCTTCAAGCTGCCGGCCAACGCCATCCATCCGGTGGGCTTCGACCGGGACTTCAAGCTGCTGCCCTGGCCGCGCGCGAGCGAGGGCTACCGGCACCTGCAGGAGTACCTGACGCTGCCGGAGAAGTTCCTGTTCTTCGAGGTGCGCGGGCTGGACGCGGCGGCGGGCGTGAAGGACGACAAGTTCGAGATTGCCTTCCACCTGGAGCGGCCGCCGCCCCTGGACGCGCGCATCCACCGGGAGATGTTCCGGCTGCACTGCGCGCCGGTGGTCAACCTCTTCAGCGTGCCGGCGGACCCCGTCCTCCACGAGGTGCTGGACAAGGAGCACCTGCTGCGCGCGTCGGACCTGCCGGCCAACCACGCCGAGGTGTACTCGGTGGACACGGTGACGGGCCTGCAGGCGGGCCGCAACGAGCGGCGCGTGTACCGGCCCTTCTTCGAGTTCAGCCACACCGCCGGCGGCGACGCGGAGCAGTCCTTCTACCGGCTGCGCCGGGTGCACTCGCCGCTGGACGACGGCATCGACACGTACATCACCGTGGAGACGCCGCGGGACGTGGCGCCGGTGCTGGGCTCGGAGGAGGCGCTCTCCATCGACCTCACCTGCACCAACCGCTCGCTGCCCTCGCGGCTCCAGGTGGGTGACTTGACGGCCTCCACGGCGGCCAGCCCCACGCAGGCGAAGTTCAAGAACATCTCGCCGGTGAGCCGGCCGGCGCGCGCGCCGCTGGGCTCGGAGCTGCACTGGCGGCTGTTGTCGCACCTGGCCATCAACCAGCACTCGCTGGCGGACGCGGCGGCGCTGCGGCGGCTGATGGACCTGTACAACTTCCACTCCCTCACGGACAACCTCGCGGCGCGCGCCAGCCGCCTGCGCATCAACGCCATCCGCGCGGTGGAGACGAAGCCGGTGACGCGCTTCCTGGAGGGCGCGCCCCTGCGCGGCCACCGCACCCGCGTGGACCTGGACGAAGAGAACTTCATGGGCGTGGGTGACTCGTTCCTCTTCGGGTGCATCCTCGAGGAGCTGCTCGCGTCCCACGTCACCATCAACTCCTTCAACGAGCTGAGCATCCGGCTCCACCCCTCGCAGACGGAGTACACGTGGCTTCCGAGGAACGGGACTCAGACGCTCTTGTAG
- the tssE gene encoding type VI secretion system baseplate subunit TssE, protein MGSRGLLSRIAEGNGTLAPPGDVVESIAEHLRNLLNTRKGESVAAPAYGILDLNDIVHSYPSAIPRMTQSIRTAIQDYEPRLKNVVVQYASDPADPTALRFDISAQLATRDRRGMVRFHTQVHPGGRVDLW, encoded by the coding sequence ATGGGCTCCCGAGGTCTGCTGTCCCGCATCGCCGAAGGCAACGGCACGCTCGCGCCGCCGGGCGACGTGGTGGAGTCCATCGCCGAGCACCTGCGCAACCTGCTCAACACGCGCAAGGGCGAGTCCGTGGCGGCTCCGGCGTACGGCATCCTGGACCTGAATGACATCGTCCACTCGTACCCGTCAGCCATTCCGCGGATGACGCAGTCCATCCGCACGGCCATCCAGGACTACGAGCCGCGGCTGAAGAACGTGGTGGTGCAGTACGCGTCGGACCCGGCGGACCCGACGGCGCTGCGCTTCGACATCAGTGCCCAGCTCGCCACGAGAGACCGGCGCGGCATGGTGCGCTTCCACACGCAGGTGCATCCGGGCGGACGCGTGGACCTGTGGTGA
- the tssD gene encoding type VI secretion system tube protein TssD, translated as MAESVHLYLKANGTDIKGDSTQTSLGRADSIECVYYDQKVFTAREAGSGLATGRRQYEGITIRKRIDKSSPLLMKALCENQVIEATFKFFRPNPTGDGTTEQFYTTSIKKARVNSIKQYVPDSFVPASTNLPPMEEITLVFHTINWTITNGGVTHEDTWDTQR; from the coding sequence ATGGCTGAGTCAGTACACCTGTACCTCAAGGCGAACGGCACGGACATCAAGGGCGACAGCACCCAGACGAGCCTGGGCCGCGCCGACTCCATCGAGTGCGTCTACTACGACCAGAAGGTCTTCACCGCGCGTGAGGCCGGCTCGGGCCTTGCCACGGGCCGCCGCCAGTACGAGGGCATCACCATCCGCAAGCGCATCGACAAGTCTTCGCCGCTGCTGATGAAGGCCCTCTGCGAGAACCAGGTCATCGAGGCGACCTTCAAGTTCTTCCGTCCGAACCCGACGGGCGATGGCACGACCGAGCAGTTCTACACGACGTCCATCAAGAAGGCGCGCGTCAACAGCATCAAGCAGTACGTGCCGGACTCCTTCGTCCCGGCGAGCACCAACCTTCCTCCCATGGAGGAGATCACCCTGGTGTTCCACACCATCAACTGGACCATCACCAACGGTGGCGTGACGCACGAGGACACCTGGGACACCCAGCGCTAG
- the tssG gene encoding type VI secretion system baseplate subunit TssG, with translation MASEERDSDALVEAARRLAEVAPRAGFFPLVAFLERLTAEAVRVGGPGPVNEEMIRFRHDPSLAFPSGDVNSVALHQVPVRAEDPYSRRPLFEVVTSFLGLTGSVSPLPHYLAEEVAQEDPDLPVRREFLDLFHHRLLSLLYRIESKYRVTSETDTSFTDQWSKRLLALGGFDTYEKPLQSKLPTWRLLRIAPLLAGRFRTAAQLEVALQDVLGDDLEGARVSVRQFVGRWVDIDARAQLGRANNILGRNMLLGGKAFDRTGKIQIHINPLPPRAYRRLMPEGDLLPLVREVVALFVKDPLEYDLELGLTEGVQQQFRLSRKEPSKLGRDTWLGNSQQTQLSVPVAR, from the coding sequence GTGGCTTCCGAGGAACGGGACTCAGACGCTCTTGTAGAGGCGGCGCGGCGGCTCGCGGAGGTGGCGCCCCGGGCGGGCTTCTTCCCGCTGGTGGCCTTCCTGGAGCGGCTGACGGCCGAGGCCGTGCGCGTGGGCGGCCCCGGTCCCGTCAACGAGGAGATGATTCGCTTCCGGCATGACCCGTCGCTGGCCTTCCCGTCCGGTGATGTGAATTCGGTGGCGCTCCACCAGGTGCCGGTGCGCGCGGAGGACCCGTACTCGCGGCGACCCCTCTTCGAGGTGGTGACGAGCTTCCTCGGCCTCACCGGCTCGGTGAGTCCCCTCCCCCACTACCTCGCGGAGGAGGTGGCGCAGGAGGACCCGGACCTGCCCGTGCGGCGCGAGTTCCTGGACCTCTTCCACCACCGCCTGCTGTCGCTGCTGTACCGGATTGAGTCCAAGTACCGCGTCACCAGCGAGACGGACACGTCCTTCACGGACCAGTGGTCCAAGCGGCTCCTCGCGCTGGGCGGCTTCGACACATACGAGAAGCCCCTGCAGAGCAAGCTGCCGACCTGGCGCCTGCTGCGAATCGCGCCGTTGCTGGCGGGGCGCTTCCGCACGGCGGCGCAGCTGGAGGTGGCCCTCCAGGACGTGCTGGGGGATGACCTCGAGGGCGCGCGCGTCTCGGTGCGCCAGTTCGTGGGCCGCTGGGTGGACATCGACGCGAGGGCGCAGCTGGGCCGCGCCAACAACATCCTCGGGCGCAACATGCTCCTGGGCGGCAAGGCCTTCGACAGGACGGGGAAGATTCAAATCCACATCAACCCGCTGCCGCCGCGCGCGTACCGGCGGCTGATGCCGGAGGGGGATTTGCTCCCCCTGGTGCGCGAGGTGGTGGCCCTCTTCGTGAAGGACCCGCTCGAGTACGACCTGGAGCTGGGACTTACCGAGGGGGTGCAGCAGCAGTTCCGCTTGTCCCGCAAGGAGCCGAGCAAGCTCGGCCGGGACACGTGGCTCGGCAACAGTCAGCAGACGCAGCTCAGCGTACCCGTGGCGAGATGA